A window from Streptomyces subrutilus encodes these proteins:
- a CDS encoding hydrolase: protein MGPLLAALPDAFGTVPYAGFRFPGSAAVRRRPDLAEGANCQLFSYAVLRHFGRAVPPLRSDDLWSDTRHTTGVARPQVLDLLLFGADRDPYGAHVGVWAGGGTVLHLCAEVGRPALWTLADFAGRPRYRVLIGAKRVR, encoded by the coding sequence ATGGGCCCCCTCCTCGCGGCGCTGCCGGACGCGTTCGGGACCGTGCCGTACGCCGGTTTCCGGTTCCCCGGGTCGGCGGCCGTCCGGCGCCGTCCCGATCTGGCCGAGGGCGCCAACTGCCAGCTGTTCTCCTACGCGGTGCTGCGGCACTTCGGCCGGGCCGTGCCACCGCTGCGCTCCGACGACCTGTGGAGCGACACCAGGCACACCACCGGGGTCGCGCGACCGCAGGTGCTGGACCTGCTGCTGTTCGGCGCGGACCGCGATCCGTACGGCGCCCACGTGGGCGTGTGGGCCGGTGGCGGCACCGTCCTGCACCTGTGTGCGGAGGTGGGCCGTCCGGCACTGTGGACCCTCGCCGACTTCGCCGGCCGGCCGCGCTACCGCGTGCTGATCGGTGCCAAACGGGTGCGCTGA
- a CDS encoding MBL fold metallo-hydrolase, which translates to MRVHHLNCGSLREIPPLGDTPPAGAAAPQRAAVCHCLLIETDEDGLVLVDTGLGTADLRHPERSLGADWLAHARPALDPGESALHQVVRLGHAPRDVRHIVLTHLHRDHTGGLPDFPRAQVHVHPDEYRAVTDPTAPHHHGSLARFMPAHRAHGPLLTPARVDEHTPWFGFTGAARPQGMATELLLVPLPGHSAGHAGVAVRGGDGRWLLHAGDAYMYHGEIEHTPPFPHPVFEPVQQGAQTDGTARVATRDRLRALRRDHADEVTVFSAHDPWELARLTTTDRTVPTA; encoded by the coding sequence ATGCGCGTCCACCACCTCAACTGCGGTTCCCTCCGTGAGATTCCGCCGCTCGGCGACACACCCCCGGCAGGCGCCGCAGCACCGCAGAGGGCCGCCGTCTGCCACTGCCTGCTCATCGAGACGGACGAGGACGGTCTGGTGCTGGTCGACACCGGACTCGGCACCGCGGACCTGCGACACCCCGAGCGGTCGCTCGGCGCGGACTGGCTGGCCCACGCCCGGCCCGCACTGGACCCCGGGGAGAGCGCGCTGCACCAGGTCGTCCGCCTCGGCCACGCACCGCGGGACGTACGGCACATCGTCCTCACCCACCTGCACCGCGACCACACCGGGGGGCTGCCGGACTTCCCCCGCGCACAGGTGCACGTACACCCCGACGAGTACCGGGCCGTCACCGACCCGACGGCGCCGCACCACCACGGCAGCCTCGCCCGCTTCATGCCCGCGCACCGGGCCCACGGCCCGCTGCTGACGCCCGCACGCGTCGACGAGCACACCCCGTGGTTCGGCTTCACGGGCGCGGCGCGACCGCAAGGGATGGCGACCGAGCTGCTGCTGGTACCGCTGCCCGGCCATTCGGCGGGTCACGCGGGCGTCGCCGTGCGCGGCGGCGACGGGCGGTGGCTGCTGCACGCGGGCGACGCGTACATGTACCACGGCGAGATCGAGCACACCCCGCCCTTCCCCCACCCCGTCTTCGAACCGGTCCAACAGGGGGCGCAGACCGACGGCACGGCGCGCGTCGCCACCCGCGACCGACTGCGCGCCCTGCGCCGCGACCACGCGGACGAGGTCACCGTCTTCAGCGCCCACGACCCCTGGGAACTGGCCCGTCTCACCACCACCGACCGGACGGTGCCGACCGCCTAG
- a CDS encoding winged helix-turn-helix transcriptional regulator, which yields MTHQTVGHVPAHDGGPLADCPDGALVPPGDEPRCPVDITLAALGGRWTPLVRRELLRRDRAAYTELSAALPALSDKVLSDRLAQLTAAGVVERHRTPGWAARVHYVLTDRGRALEPVVHSMWVWGASRRTARG from the coding sequence GTGACTCACCAAACGGTTGGACACGTACCGGCGCACGACGGGGGTCCGCTGGCGGACTGCCCGGACGGTGCGCTCGTCCCGCCGGGCGACGAGCCCCGCTGCCCCGTCGACATCACCCTCGCCGCGCTGGGCGGCCGGTGGACGCCGCTGGTGCGCCGCGAGTTGCTCCGCCGCGATCGGGCCGCGTACACCGAGCTGTCCGCCGCCCTGCCCGCCCTGTCGGACAAGGTGCTCTCCGACCGGCTGGCGCAGCTGACCGCTGCGGGCGTCGTCGAGCGCCACCGCACCCCCGGCTGGGCCGCCCGGGTGCACTACGTACTGACGGACCGGGGACGAGCCTTGGAGCCGGTGGTGCACAGCATGTGGGTCTGGGGAGCGTCCCGGCGCACGGCTCGCGGCTGA
- a CDS encoding DoxX family protein yields the protein MPCLDRRDLALLALRAGTGAVLMAHGTQKLFGWFGGGGLEQTAAGMEHMGFTPGRESAIAAGLGEAGGGALLALGLATPAAGAAAAGAMAGAVSVHAPAGFFAQGGGYEYPAFLGFTAAAIGLAGPGRYSVDHATGHCLNQPWTLALAFAGSALAAAAIVTKRARNRPDTTEE from the coding sequence ATGCCCTGCCTCGACCGACGTGACCTCGCCCTGCTGGCCCTGCGGGCCGGAACGGGCGCGGTGCTGATGGCGCACGGGACGCAGAAGCTGTTCGGCTGGTTCGGCGGCGGGGGCCTGGAGCAGACCGCCGCCGGCATGGAGCACATGGGCTTCACCCCCGGCCGCGAGAGCGCCATCGCCGCCGGACTCGGCGAGGCGGGCGGGGGCGCCCTGCTCGCCCTGGGCCTGGCCACCCCGGCGGCCGGTGCGGCAGCCGCCGGCGCCATGGCCGGCGCGGTCTCCGTCCACGCGCCCGCCGGCTTCTTCGCCCAGGGCGGCGGCTACGAATACCCCGCCTTCCTCGGCTTCACCGCCGCGGCCATCGGTCTCGCGGGCCCGGGCCGGTACTCCGTCGACCACGCCACCGGCCACTGCCTCAACCAGCCGTGGACCCTCGCCCTGGCCTTCGCGGGCAGCGCCCTCGCCGCGGCCGCCATCGTCACCAAGCGCGCCAGGAACCGCCCGGACACCACCGAGGAATAG
- a CDS encoding ABC transporter permease: protein MSAVMPTGPRWVAVRQHRRALWVLAAAIAVSFPALVALRLLANRPTGALPRSWQSLERSVMDLASTGMLFLPLLAGAFVAGPMVAREWESGTHRLALTQSTSPRAWLASKVVVAAAVWVVAAALFIGVYRFGWSRVADTYGFSWADRGPYEATGPVLVAYGLLAIALGAVVGQLVRRTVPAMAVTGLVTGLVMLVMGHLRWSLVPVRTVATPFSAYPDQQVPSDAFLRDAGFTTGSGGRLPGWICFERSGDAGVCPADLDIVGRYADFHPHAHYWWTQLVEGSIVLVLAAAAGYAAFRILRGRYA, encoded by the coding sequence ATGAGCGCGGTGATGCCCACCGGCCCCCGCTGGGTCGCCGTCCGCCAGCACCGGCGGGCGCTGTGGGTGCTGGCCGCGGCCATCGCCGTCAGCTTTCCCGCCCTGGTCGCGCTGCGCCTGCTGGCGAACCGCCCGACCGGAGCGCTCCCGCGCTCCTGGCAGTCCCTGGAGCGGTCCGTCATGGACCTGGCCTCCACGGGCATGCTGTTCCTGCCCCTGCTGGCGGGCGCCTTCGTCGCCGGTCCGATGGTCGCCCGCGAATGGGAGAGCGGCACCCACCGGCTCGCGCTGACGCAGTCGACGTCCCCGCGTGCCTGGCTCGCCTCCAAGGTCGTGGTGGCCGCGGCGGTGTGGGTGGTCGCCGCCGCCCTGTTCATCGGCGTCTACCGCTTCGGCTGGTCCCGGGTGGCGGACACGTACGGGTTCTCCTGGGCGGACCGCGGACCCTACGAGGCGACCGGCCCGGTCCTCGTCGCGTACGGCCTGCTGGCGATCGCGCTCGGCGCGGTCGTCGGCCAGCTCGTGCGCCGCACCGTGCCCGCGATGGCCGTCACGGGTCTGGTCACCGGTCTGGTCATGCTGGTCATGGGACACCTGCGCTGGTCGCTCGTGCCGGTGCGCACCGTCGCCACCCCGTTCTCGGCCTACCCGGACCAGCAGGTGCCGTCCGACGCCTTCCTGCGGGACGCCGGGTTCACCACCGGCTCGGGCGGGCGGCTGCCCGGATGGATCTGCTTCGAGCGGTCCGGCGATGCCGGTGTCTGCCCGGCCGACCTGGACATCGTCGGGAGGTACGCCGACTTCCACCCGCACGCGCACTACTGGTGGACCCAGCTCGTCGAGGGGTCCATCGTCCTGGTGCTGGCGGCCGCCGCGGGCTACGCCGCCTTCCGGATCCTCCGGGGCCGGTACGCCTGA
- a CDS encoding ABC transporter ATP-binding protein: protein MKGTVIEAHGLGMRYGKRRGWALRDCSLRLSAGRVCALVGPNGAGKSTLLALAAGLLRPTEGTIDAPPREELAYVAQDKPLYPQLTVGETLRLGRELNSGRWDAPLAARIVAEGGLDTGARVRTLSGGQRTRVALALALAKRPGLLLLDEPMADLDPLARHQLMGTLMGDAAEHGTTVVMSSHILTELEGACDHLLLVDGGRVRLAGPIDDVVAAHTVLTGPTADAADLAPHTVVESRTTGRQLTTLVRLQGPVDKTLWQATDPSLEEVLLSHLRSPQAPALTLRPATAEAVDA from the coding sequence GTGAAAGGCACGGTGATCGAGGCCCACGGCCTCGGCATGCGCTACGGGAAACGGCGCGGTTGGGCGCTGCGGGACTGCTCCCTGCGGCTCTCCGCCGGCCGCGTATGCGCACTCGTGGGACCCAACGGCGCCGGCAAGTCGACGCTGTTGGCGCTGGCCGCGGGCCTGCTGCGGCCCACCGAAGGAACCATCGACGCCCCGCCGCGCGAGGAACTGGCCTACGTCGCACAGGACAAGCCCCTCTACCCGCAGCTGACGGTGGGCGAGACCCTGCGCCTGGGCCGCGAGCTCAACTCCGGGCGCTGGGACGCCCCTCTCGCCGCGAGGATCGTCGCGGAGGGCGGCCTCGACACGGGCGCCCGCGTACGGACGCTCTCCGGCGGCCAGCGCACCCGGGTCGCCCTCGCCCTCGCGCTCGCCAAACGCCCCGGCCTGCTGCTCCTCGACGAACCGATGGCCGACCTCGACCCGCTCGCCCGGCACCAGCTGATGGGCACGCTGATGGGCGACGCCGCCGAGCACGGCACCACCGTGGTGATGTCCTCGCACATCCTCACCGAACTGGAGGGGGCCTGCGACCACCTGCTGCTCGTCGACGGCGGACGCGTCCGCCTGGCCGGGCCGATCGACGACGTCGTCGCCGCCCACACCGTCCTGACCGGCCCCACCGCCGACGCCGCGGACCTCGCCCCCCACACGGTGGTCGAATCCCGGACGACGGGCCGCCAACTCACCACGCTCGTCCGCTTGCAGGGCCCCGTCGACAAGACGCTCTGGCAGGCGACTGACCCGTCCCTGGAGGAAGTCCTGCTCTCCCACCTGCGCTCTCCCCAGGCCCCCGCACTCACCCTGCGCCCCGCCACCGCCGAGGCGGTGGACGCATGA
- a CDS encoding GntR family transcriptional regulator: MLEYRIDRRSGVATYLQIVQQTKQALRLGLLEPGDQLPTAREVVQATAINPNTVLKAYRELEREGLVEARRGLGTFVRTSLGNAPADSPLRDELADWARRARTAGMERDDVSALFASVLDRLVKGDDA, translated from the coding sequence GTGCTGGAGTACCGCATCGACCGGCGCAGCGGTGTGGCCACCTACCTCCAGATCGTCCAGCAGACCAAACAGGCCCTGCGCCTGGGCCTGCTGGAACCAGGAGACCAGTTGCCCACCGCACGTGAGGTCGTCCAGGCGACCGCCATCAACCCGAACACCGTGCTCAAGGCCTACCGCGAGCTGGAACGCGAGGGCCTCGTCGAAGCGCGACGGGGCCTGGGAACCTTCGTGCGCACATCCCTGGGCAACGCCCCGGCCGACTCGCCACTGCGCGACGAACTGGCCGACTGGGCCCGGCGGGCCCGCACCGCCGGAATGGAGCGGGACGACGTGTCCGCGCTCTTCGCTTCCGTACTGGACCGACTCGTCAAGGGGGACGACGCGTGA